A genomic region of Alligator mississippiensis isolate rAllMis1 chromosome 4, rAllMis1, whole genome shotgun sequence contains the following coding sequences:
- the RLIG1 gene encoding RNA ligase 1 isoform X1, whose product MSRLGAVQRKVPCLFVTQVKEEPSAKRERQPFKVLATETLTRKAIDADIYNAIPTEKVDGTCCYVTTYKGRPYLWARLDRKPNKQAEKRFKKFLYSLRDSKEFIWNIEEDFKYVPECWIPAKEIQHSNGNPLPDENGHIPGWVPVEKNSKQYCWHSSVVNYEAEVALVLKHRADDPGLLEISPVPLSNLLEQTLELIGTNINANPYGLGSKQHPVHLLVPHGAFEIKNPPVLKHNDILSWLDNGTEGKIEGIVWHCNDGTLIKLHRHHLGLCWPIAETHLNSQPVVVSWTKYDYDFEPPSLFHHFSKLDGQRFSRLKDIKFDF is encoded by the exons ATGAGCCGCCTGGGCGCAGTGCAGCGGAAGGTGCCCTGCCTCTTCGTCACCCAGGTCAAGGAGGAGCCGTCGGCCAAGCGGGAGCGCCAG CCGTTTAAAGTTTTGGCAACAGAGACTCTAACTCGAAAGGCAATAGATGCAGATATATACAATGCAATTCCGACTGAAAAGGTGGATGGAACCTGCTGTTATGTAACTACATATAAAG GGCGACCATACCTATGGGCGAGGTTGGATAGAAAACCCAACAAGCAAGCTgagaaaaggtttaaaaaattCCTGTATTCACTAAGAGATTCCAAAG AATTTATTTGGAATATTGAAGAAGATTTCAAATATGTCCCGGAGTGCTGGATTCCAGCAAAGGAAATACAGCATTCTAATGGGAACCCTTTGCCTGATGAAAATGGACACATTCCAg GTTGGGTGCCAGTGGAGAAAAACAGTAAACAATATTGCTGGCATTCATCTGTTGTAAACTATGAGGCTGAAGTAGCTCTTGTATTGAAACACCGTGCTGATGACCCTGGACTTCTGGAAATCAGTCCTGTGCCATTATCAAACCTTTTGGAACAAACACTGGAGCTTATTGGAACTAATATTAATGCAAATCCATATG GATTAGGAAGTAAGCAGCACCCTGTACATCTTCTTGTACCACATGGGGCATTTGAAATAAAGAATCCACCTGTGCTGAAACACAATGATATACTGTCCTGGCTTGACAATGGCACGGAAGGTAAAATAGAAGGAATTGTATGGCACTGCAACGATGGAACTTTAATCAAG CTCCATCGCCATCATCTTGGTTTGTGCTGGCCAATTGCAGAGACGCATCTGAATTCTCAGCCAGTTGTTGTCAGTTGGACTAAATATGACTATGACTTTGAACCACCCAGTTTGTTTCACCATTTTTCAAAGCTGGATGGCCAAAGATTCAGTAGACTCAAAGATATAAAATTTGATTTCTAA
- the RLIG1 gene encoding RNA ligase 1 isoform X2 — translation MSRLGAVQRKVPCLFVTQPFKVLATETLTRKAIDADIYNAIPTEKVDGTCCYVTTYKGRPYLWARLDRKPNKQAEKRFKKFLYSLRDSKEFIWNIEEDFKYVPECWIPAKEIQHSNGNPLPDENGHIPGWVPVEKNSKQYCWHSSVVNYEAEVALVLKHRADDPGLLEISPVPLSNLLEQTLELIGTNINANPYGLGSKQHPVHLLVPHGAFEIKNPPVLKHNDILSWLDNGTEGKIEGIVWHCNDGTLIKLHRHHLGLCWPIAETHLNSQPVVVSWTKYDYDFEPPSLFHHFSKLDGQRFSRLKDIKFDF, via the exons ATGAGCCGCCTGGGCGCAGTGCAGCGGAAGGTGCCCTGCCTCTTCGTCACCCAG CCGTTTAAAGTTTTGGCAACAGAGACTCTAACTCGAAAGGCAATAGATGCAGATATATACAATGCAATTCCGACTGAAAAGGTGGATGGAACCTGCTGTTATGTAACTACATATAAAG GGCGACCATACCTATGGGCGAGGTTGGATAGAAAACCCAACAAGCAAGCTgagaaaaggtttaaaaaattCCTGTATTCACTAAGAGATTCCAAAG AATTTATTTGGAATATTGAAGAAGATTTCAAATATGTCCCGGAGTGCTGGATTCCAGCAAAGGAAATACAGCATTCTAATGGGAACCCTTTGCCTGATGAAAATGGACACATTCCAg GTTGGGTGCCAGTGGAGAAAAACAGTAAACAATATTGCTGGCATTCATCTGTTGTAAACTATGAGGCTGAAGTAGCTCTTGTATTGAAACACCGTGCTGATGACCCTGGACTTCTGGAAATCAGTCCTGTGCCATTATCAAACCTTTTGGAACAAACACTGGAGCTTATTGGAACTAATATTAATGCAAATCCATATG GATTAGGAAGTAAGCAGCACCCTGTACATCTTCTTGTACCACATGGGGCATTTGAAATAAAGAATCCACCTGTGCTGAAACACAATGATATACTGTCCTGGCTTGACAATGGCACGGAAGGTAAAATAGAAGGAATTGTATGGCACTGCAACGATGGAACTTTAATCAAG CTCCATCGCCATCATCTTGGTTTGTGCTGGCCAATTGCAGAGACGCATCTGAATTCTCAGCCAGTTGTTGTCAGTTGGACTAAATATGACTATGACTTTGAACCACCCAGTTTGTTTCACCATTTTTCAAAGCTGGATGGCCAAAGATTCAGTAGACTCAAAGATATAAAATTTGATTTCTAA